One window of the Streptomyces asoensis genome contains the following:
- a CDS encoding FAD-dependent oxidoreductase encodes MIAVVGAGLMGAATAWQLARRGHEVTLVDAYDVGHRHGSSHGSSRIFRRAYADPFYVRLTGQAYEQWRELEDDSSTPLLRTTGGLDMGEDHDPKEIADLLGAAGVPHELLGPEAAAERWPYIRITGPVLYHPDAGVVDADRTVGACVRRAIEHGAQTIIGTRVTGIDVRGREKVRLRTDDGREIVADTVVIAAGAWLPDLELPLALPPLAVTQQQVFHFRQRDPSVGWPTLIWDGALHLYGLPSGSDGGPLPAVKVAEHDRGTPATARTRSGVVDPSSRTRVSGFVRDRLPGLEPDPVAEATCLYTTTPDEDFVLDRHGPFVIVSPCSGHGAKFAPLIGAMAADLATGRAEPHPRFRLGRH; translated from the coding sequence GTGATCGCCGTCGTCGGCGCCGGACTCATGGGCGCGGCCACCGCCTGGCAACTGGCCCGCAGGGGCCACGAGGTCACGCTCGTCGACGCGTACGACGTCGGCCACCGGCACGGAAGTTCGCACGGCAGCTCGCGGATCTTCCGGCGGGCGTACGCCGACCCCTTCTACGTACGGCTGACCGGACAGGCGTACGAGCAGTGGCGGGAGCTGGAGGACGACAGCTCGACTCCCTTGCTGCGCACGACCGGTGGGCTCGACATGGGCGAGGACCACGACCCGAAGGAGATCGCCGATCTCCTCGGTGCGGCCGGAGTACCCCACGAACTCCTCGGCCCGGAAGCCGCCGCGGAGCGCTGGCCGTACATCCGCATCACCGGTCCGGTGCTCTACCACCCGGACGCGGGCGTGGTCGACGCCGACCGGACCGTAGGCGCCTGCGTACGGCGGGCGATCGAACACGGAGCGCAGACGATCATCGGCACCCGCGTCACCGGCATCGACGTCCGGGGGCGCGAGAAGGTGCGCCTGCGCACCGACGACGGCCGCGAGATCGTCGCCGACACGGTGGTGATCGCGGCCGGCGCCTGGCTGCCCGATCTCGAACTGCCTCTCGCCCTGCCGCCGTTGGCGGTGACCCAGCAGCAGGTCTTCCACTTCCGGCAGCGGGACCCGTCCGTCGGGTGGCCGACCCTGATCTGGGACGGGGCGCTGCACCTCTACGGCCTGCCGTCCGGAAGCGACGGGGGCCCGCTCCCCGCGGTCAAGGTCGCCGAGCACGACCGCGGAACCCCGGCCACCGCCCGCACCCGCAGCGGGGTCGTCGACCCGTCGTCGCGGACGCGGGTGAGCGGCTTCGTGCGCGACCGCCTCCCGGGCCTCGAGCCCGATCCGGTCGCCGAGGCGACCTGCCTCTACACCACCACCCCGGACGAGGACTTCGTCCTGGACCGCCACGGCCCCTTCGTCATCGTCTCCCCGTGCTCCGGACACGGCGCGAAGTTCGCGCCGCTCATCGGCGCGATGGCCGCCGACCTCGCCACCGGCCGCGCCGAGCCGCATCCCCGCTTCCGCCTGGGACGCCACTGA
- a CDS encoding NADPH:quinone reductase encodes MIASWYDGQGPAADVLHVGELPDPRPGPGEVRVRVTVSGINPGDTKKRRGWLGSSMPYPRVIPHSDAAGVVDAVGSGVEARRVGQRVWVYGAQSYRAFGTAAQYTVVPDQQAVPLPDHLGDELGASLGIPGITAHRAVFADGPVDGKIVLVHGVLGGVGSPAAQLARWGGATVIGTVRRGGDLDRVDPAVVPHAVALDSGDPAAAIRAHAPDGVHRVVEVSLSANADLDNAVTALDAVIAAYGTHADRTELPFWPLLFNNVTLRLLGSDDFPAAAKRQAARDLTAAAAAGALTVDIGDRFPLADIAEAHDRVDAGGRGRVLVTVPG; translated from the coding sequence ATGATCGCGTCCTGGTACGACGGACAGGGACCGGCCGCCGACGTCCTGCACGTAGGCGAGTTGCCCGACCCCCGGCCCGGCCCCGGCGAGGTCCGCGTCCGCGTGACCGTCTCCGGGATCAATCCCGGAGACACCAAGAAGCGGCGTGGCTGGCTCGGCTCCTCGATGCCCTACCCCCGCGTGATCCCGCACAGTGACGCCGCCGGTGTGGTCGACGCTGTCGGGAGCGGAGTCGAGGCCCGCCGCGTGGGTCAGCGGGTGTGGGTGTACGGCGCCCAGTCCTACCGGGCCTTCGGAACCGCCGCCCAGTACACCGTCGTACCCGATCAGCAGGCCGTCCCGCTGCCCGACCACCTCGGCGACGAACTGGGCGCGAGTCTGGGCATCCCCGGTATCACCGCGCACCGCGCCGTATTCGCCGACGGGCCGGTCGACGGGAAGATCGTGCTGGTGCACGGAGTGCTCGGCGGCGTCGGATCGCCGGCCGCCCAGCTCGCCCGCTGGGGCGGCGCCACCGTCATCGGCACCGTACGGCGCGGCGGTGACCTGGACCGGGTCGACCCGGCCGTCGTCCCGCACGCCGTCGCCCTGGACTCCGGCGACCCCGCGGCGGCGATCCGCGCCCACGCGCCCGACGGTGTGCACCGCGTCGTCGAGGTGTCCCTGTCGGCCAACGCGGACCTGGACAACGCGGTCACCGCGCTCGATGCCGTCATCGCCGCCTACGGAACCCACGCCGACCGCACCGAACTGCCGTTCTGGCCCCTGCTGTTCAACAACGTCACCCTGCGCCTGCTCGGCAGCGACGACTTCCCCGCCGCGGCGAAGCGGCAGGCCGCCCGCGATCTGACCGCGGCGGCCGCGGCCGGTGCGCTCACCGTCGACATCGGCGACCGCTTCCCGCTGGCGGACATCGCCGAGGCTCACGACCGGGTGGACGCGGGCGGGCGCGGCCGGGTGCTGGTCACCGTCCCCGGCTGA
- a CDS encoding PadR family transcriptional regulator produces the protein MLELAILGFLAEGPLPGHELRRKVSQLIGYTRPVSDGSLYPAINRLARAGLLVRQADPRAGAARFVLSLTEAGHTDMLERLRTPADHEITDFTRFFALLAFLSKLPDVSEQHAVLRRRLAFLEEPAGFFYDGGRPLRAEEVDDPYRRGVLLTARAVSRAERAWLREVLGEEPLENDPAPGEADEPTARTTTGDAA, from the coding sequence ATGCTCGAACTAGCGATACTGGGCTTCCTCGCCGAAGGCCCTCTGCCGGGTCATGAGCTGCGCCGCAAGGTCTCCCAGCTGATCGGCTACACGCGCCCCGTCAGCGACGGCAGCCTCTACCCGGCGATCAACCGGCTCGCCAGGGCGGGACTCCTGGTGCGTCAAGCGGATCCTCGGGCCGGCGCCGCCCGCTTCGTGCTCAGCCTGACCGAGGCCGGACACACCGACATGCTGGAGCGCCTGCGTACACCGGCAGACCACGAGATCACCGACTTCACCCGGTTCTTCGCCCTCCTGGCCTTCCTCTCCAAGCTCCCCGACGTGTCGGAACAGCACGCCGTGCTGCGCCGCCGCCTCGCCTTCCTGGAGGAACCGGCCGGCTTCTTCTACGACGGCGGGAGACCGCTGCGCGCCGAGGAGGTCGACGATCCGTACCGTCGCGGCGTACTGCTCACCGCCCGCGCCGTCAGCCGCGCCGAGCGCGCCTGGCTCCGCGAGGTCCTCGGCGAGGAGCCGCTCGAGAACGACCCCGCCCCCGGCGAAGCCGACGAACCCACCGCCCGCACGACTACGGGAGATGCCGCATGA
- the msrA gene encoding peptide-methionine (S)-S-oxide reductase MsrA — translation MAAQTQRAVLAGGCFWGMQDLTRRLPGVTATRVGYSGGDVPNATYRNHGTHAEAIEILFDPEKTDFRTILEFFFQIHDPSTKNRQGNDIGLSYRSAIYYVDDEQKRIAEDTIADVDASGLWPGKAVTEVEPVGPFWEAEPEHQDYLERYPDGYTCHFPRPGWRLPARTQG, via the coding sequence ATGGCAGCGCAGACGCAGAGGGCCGTGCTTGCGGGCGGATGCTTCTGGGGGATGCAGGACTTGACCCGCAGGCTCCCGGGCGTGACGGCGACCCGGGTCGGATACAGCGGGGGTGACGTACCGAACGCGACGTACCGCAACCACGGCACCCACGCGGAGGCCATCGAGATCCTCTTCGACCCCGAGAAGACCGACTTCCGCACGATCCTGGAGTTCTTCTTCCAGATCCACGACCCGAGCACCAAGAACCGCCAGGGCAACGACATCGGCCTCAGCTACCGCTCGGCGATCTACTACGTGGACGACGAGCAGAAGCGGATCGCCGAGGACACCATCGCGGACGTGGACGCCTCCGGACTGTGGCCGGGCAAGGCCGTCACCGAGGTCGAGCCGGTGGGCCCCTTCTGGGAGGCCGAGCCCGAGCACCAGGACTACCTGGAGCGTTACCCCGACGGCTACACCTGCCACTTCCCGCGCCCGGGATGGCGACTTCCGGCCCGCACGCAGGGCTGA
- a CDS encoding MarR family winged helix-turn-helix transcriptional regulator, translating into MAGSARREAGAGEVDAAVRELLLLMPRMVSRVKRIPVPEALEAQSLAPRHLSLLSCLLLDGPMTVNELAARLEVAPTTASLMVGDLSAKGILDRREDPADRRRRIVAIAPDQHEAIAAWLAPGATAWRRVLTPLAPAQRRLFVDTLRAYEAAVAEERER; encoded by the coding sequence ATGGCCGGATCCGCGCGGCGCGAGGCCGGGGCGGGTGAGGTGGACGCCGCGGTGCGCGAGCTCCTGTTGCTCATGCCGAGGATGGTGAGCCGGGTGAAGCGCATCCCCGTGCCCGAGGCACTGGAAGCGCAGTCGCTGGCGCCTCGTCACCTCTCCCTGCTGTCCTGCCTGTTGCTCGACGGCCCCATGACCGTCAATGAACTGGCCGCGCGGCTGGAGGTGGCGCCCACCACGGCCAGCCTGATGGTCGGGGACCTGAGCGCGAAGGGCATCCTCGACCGGCGGGAGGACCCGGCCGACCGGCGTCGCCGGATCGTGGCCATCGCCCCCGACCAGCACGAAGCGATCGCCGCCTGGCTCGCCCCCGGCGCCACGGCCTGGCGCCGTGTGCTGACCCCGCTGGCGCCGGCACAGCGACGCCTCTTCGTCGACACCCTGCGCGCCTATGAAGCGGCGGTGGCCGAGGAGCGCGAGCGCTGA